In Thermodesulfovibrionales bacterium, the genomic stretch GTTTTCGAGCGTTCGTGCTACAGGGTTCATGTGCTGCCTCTATGGCATGATGTGGATACCGTCGACGACCTGAGATCACTCTTCACAAGGAATCGCAGCACCGGGTTCAGAGACTCCAGGACCATGGCATATCTCATGGAGAACAGGCAGAGGATCTTCTCAGGGTCCTTATGAGCATCGAGGCAAAGGCACAATGAAACAGGGGATTTCGATCATTGTTCCCGTTTGGCATGAGGCATCGATCATTCATGAGGCGGTCTCTGCGATCTTATCCTTACCATACAAGGGAGATCGGGAGGTGATTGTCGTTGACGGAAGCCCTCACGGAGAAACCATAGAGGCCATACGAAATCCTGGCGTGAAGACAGCCCTTGCTGAAAAGGGCCGCTCGAAACAGATGAACAAAGGCGCCGCTCTTGCGAGCGGAGAGATCCTGTTCTTCGTGCATGTAGATACGGAACTCCCTGAAGGAGCGCTCAACGCCCTTTCATCGGTTATGGGGCAAGTGGGGGTTGTGGCAGGGGCCTTTGATTTAGGTATACGGTCAGAGAGGCCTGTCTTCAGGATCATAGAAAAGGCGGCGTCACTGCGGTCCAGAATCACTCGAATCCCTTATGGTGACCAGGCGATATTTGTGATGAGAGATTACTTCCGTGCCATGGCGGGATTCAGGGAAATACCCTTGATGGAAGACCTGGACTTCATGAAAAGGATCAGGAAGGCGGGAGATAAAATCGTCATTATCCCCGAAAAAGTTATGACCTCTCCGAGGAGATGGGAAAAGGAAGGTATCCTCTATTGCACGCTGAGGAACTGGACGTTAAGAACGCTCTACCTCCTCGGCATCCCTCCCGAAACGTTAGCAAAGCTTTATCCCTAGTGTAATGCGGCCAACGCTTCTTTACATATGTCTTGAGTGCATTTCCTGTCATTCCCGCGAAGGAGGGAATCCAGGTTCCCTTGCTTTCCAAAGAAAATGGATTCCCGATTACTACCTCGGGAATGACGTGCAAAGAACTTTGCGACCTTTCTAAGGTAAAGGGATTTCTGACTCACTACACTAGGATCACTTCCCGATGGTGGGTTCGGGATATCTGCTGAAGAGCCTCTTTATGAGCATGGTCGCATAGCTCCCTCTCGGCAGGATGAATTTCAGGACCAACTCTATCCTCCCAGGATATACTTCATCTTCAGCTATCTCAGCAGAGAGATATTGTGGAAGTACAATCGCCTTTCGTGCAGTCGCTCTGAAGAATGCCTGCCTGATTCTCCTGTTATTGAACTGAGGGGGTCGTACCCCGTTCTCCTTCAGGACCTCGGAGTAAAGGGACCCCGTCAAAGTGTCAGGCATGGTGAGTCTCGAAGCCGGCGTCGGGATCTCCAGCCCCTGGAAATATTCGAGGTTCTCTCTGTCCAGAGAGTCATAAAAGAGATAGTCACCGACAACCCCGGGATATGCGAGCAAAGGACTTTCTGTCCTTGTTCGCAGAACTCTTCTCAGAAGTTCATTCCAGAGGAACGATTGGTATGCCGAGAAAAAGAGAGACATTTCCTCGCGTGGTATTTTCTGAAGAGGATGGATAAAGTCCTTCGGCTTTTCCATAAGAAGACTGAATGACCTTTCCTCGGTTTCTGATTTGGCCCTTTCAAGGCATCCTCTCCAGTCACTCCAGGCATCAAGGAGGAATCTCTTCCGCTCCTTTTCCTCTCCCCTATCTTCAGGACGGATATGAGTCAGGTATATCTTCAAGGCACCATTATAGTGACCCCTGAGTATCTTCTCTGCGATAAATCCCTGTCTCCGATCAAAGCTCCCGAATCGCTGGTCATCATAATGGTTCGGAAAGCCCATCGTCTTCACACCTTCCAGGGACGCCAATGCTGATTGCACTTCGCCCCGTGACAGATCCCGCAC encodes the following:
- a CDS encoding TIGR04283 family arsenosugar biosynthesis glycosyltransferase — translated: MKQGISIIVPVWHEASIIHEAVSAILSLPYKGDREVIVVDGSPHGETIEAIRNPGVKTALAEKGRSKQMNKGAALASGEILFFVHVDTELPEGALNALSSVMGQVGVVAGAFDLGIRSERPVFRIIEKAASLRSRITRIPYGDQAIFVMRDYFRAMAGFREIPLMEDLDFMKRIRKAGDKIVIIPEKVMTSPRRWEKEGILYCTLRNWTLRTLYLLGIPPETLAKLYP
- the truD gene encoding tRNA pseudouridine(13) synthase TruD, giving the protein MKIKVKSEDFIVEEIADVTLLKEGDYGLYLHEKRGWNTIDLLKRLSREFDIPFKDLSYGGKKDRHALTRQHVTIKFSKAVVRGPGHFEVRRDEYSLQFLGQANRPMGPDLIRGNRFTIVVRDLSRGEVQSALASLEGVKTMGFPNHYDDQRFGSFDRRQGFIAEKILRGHYNGALKIYLTHIRPEDRGEEKERKRFLLDAWSDWRGCLERAKSETEERSFSLLMEKPKDFIHPLQKIPREEMSLFFSAYQSFLWNELLRRVLRTRTESPLLAYPGVVGDYLFYDSLDRENLEYFQGLEIPTPASRLTMPDTLTGSLYSEVLKENGVRPPQFNNRRIRQAFFRATARKAIVLPQYLSAEIAEDEVYPGRIELVLKFILPRGSYATMLIKRLFSRYPEPTIGK